The Chitinophagales bacterium genomic interval AAGACGGTTCATGCACAGATAAAATGCGACACGACATTTTCCGCAAAACAACTTGTTGACAGCTTCCTGCTTGGACAAGGCATACGTGCGGCCAACATCTCATTTACCGGTCCCAAGGTGGGCATTGCCTATTTCAGCAATGAGACGAATGCGGTTGGTATTGAAGAAGGCATTCTGCTGTCGACCGGCAGTGTATTCAATGCCAATGGCCCGAATAATTCACCGTATATCACTACGAACTTCATGGATCCGAAGGTGAAGAAACGCCCCAAAGGCGACCGTGACCTCAATAAGATTTGCAGAAGCGTTACCTATGATGTAAGTATTCTCGAATTCGATTTTATTCCGTTCAACAATCACATCTCATTCTCTTACGCTTTCGGATCGGAAGAATATCCCGAATACGTCGGATCGCGTTACAATGATGTGTTTGGTTTTATCATTGATGGTGAAAAGCTCAATAATAAAAACCTGGCGGTGATTCCGAAAACCATTCTGCCTGTCACCATCAATACCATCAACGACAAAGACAATGAAGGCTATTACATCGACAACGACTATTTCAAAAAAGTAGAATTGAAGAAAAACCTTCCCGGGCAGAAGAAAAATAAAAAGCCCAATTACACACTCAGCGACACTTATGAGATCAATAAAAAGAAACTGAAGAAACTCAATCAGAACCTTGTCAATTCGGTGCAATATGATGGCATGACGGTAGTGCTGACTGCTTCTGCTTATGTCGTGCCTTTTAAAAAATACCATATGAAGATTGCCATCGGCGATGTGGGCGATCCGCAGTACGATTCCGGCGTATTTCTCGAAAAAGGATCCTTCACCAGCCGCAGAGATCCGGGTCAGGCAAAATTCAAAGAATACCGCGACCTCAGCACTACGATGAATTTCGACAGCATTTTCGGACTGAAAACACTTGTATCGAAAGCCACTGAAGATTCCCTGTTAAAGGAACAGGCGGCATACGAACGTTTTAATGTCACCAATATCAATTTCGAGACGGCCTCTTACACTATCCCCGACTCCTCCAAAGATGAGCTGAAGAACCTGACCAGTTACCTGAAAGAACATGATCGTTTTAAATGTGAGCTGTATGGCTACACCGACAACCAGGGTTCAAAAAAATACAATCAGCGCCTCTCCGAGAGCCGCGCCAATGCGGTGATGAGTTTTTTGGTCGCTAATGGTGTTCGACCGGCGAAAATTGAAATTGCCGGTTATAATTTCGAAAATCCGATTGCCGACAATACGAATGAACGCGGCCGTGCCATGAACCGGAGGGTGGAGATTATTTTGGTGGAAGAATGAATACAGCGAAGCCTATTGAACCCCCGAACGGTGAAGTGCTTCGCGTCGTCAGCTTTGAAACATCTTGTGAATCATCTGCTGTTTTTTCATAACCAGGCAATTCATACTATCTGCATAAAACTATAAAACAATTTACTGATCGGCTTAGCACGGGACTGATGGTCATCATCACGTTTTCCTTATTTCTGTCTGCCATTGGTTGCAGCAATTGCAAAACAGATCCGATACTGTTGTATGCTGATAAAGCAGTGGAGGCAACCGGCATTTTCAAACCGGGCACTTACTGGATCTATGAAAACGCTGCAACCGGAGAACGCGACAGCGTAGTTGTTACTGCCTTTGCATACATGCCTGATACCATTTTTGAAAATTGTAAAGATCAGCAGGTAGCAGTAAACTATACAGAAGCCTATTATACTTATTCAGCCAGCTATTATTATGCAGTCAATTATGTTGCTACCGCGAAAGTGGGAAGGGATTTGCTGATGGCCAGGGTGAATGCTCCTGCCGACACCATATTTTCAACGGCTGCCTGTATTGACACAGGTTATTGCCGGGTTTTCGATACGCTCATGGTATTTCATAAAAAGTATGCTGCTGTTTATCAGCGGACCGATGCCATGTCGGAATTATATCAAGGCAAAACAGTGCGCTTTTATTCCGCTGCCGGCTATGGACTTATCAGGAAAGAGATACTTGCCTCAGACAGCACCTGGGAAACATGGAACCTGGTGCACGCTGTGATTGTGCAATGAGACAACCGGATATAACTCACTTGATGCCCTTTGTCTTAGGCTGGTGTTTTCACCTTTCAGAGGCAGAAGACGCCGATCTTGGGCAAGTGCCAAAATTGGATATTGAATATTGGGTGTTGGATATTGGGTGTTGGATATTGAGTGTTGAATATTGAGTGTGGAATATTGAGTGTGGAATATTGAGTGTTGAATATTGAGTGTTGAGTATTGAGTGTTGAGTATTGAGTGTTGAATATTGAGTGTTGATTTTTCAGAATTTTTCAATATCCAATATTGAATATTCAATATTCAACATTCATTTGCTGCCAGTAGTTGAATTCCTTCTTAACCATTTGAGTTAAAAGATGAATGTTGCTTGCAATGAGTTCGGCGAGGACGCCGACTTTGGGCAAAGACTAATATTGAAGATTGACTATTGAGTGTTGATTATTGAGTGTTGATTATTGAGTGTTGAATATTGAATGTTGAATATTGAGTGTTGATTTTTCAGAATTTTTCAATATCCAATAATGAATATTCAATATTCAATATTCATTTGCTGCCAGTAGTTGAATTCCTTTTCAACCATTTGAGTTAAAAGTTGAATGTTGCTTGCAATGAGTTCGGCGAGGACGCCGACCCTGGGCAAAGACTAACATTGATGATTGATTATTGAGTGTTGAATATTGAGTGTTGATTTTTTAGAATTTTTCAATATCCAATAATGAATATTCAATATTCAATATTCATTTGCTGCCAGTAGTTGAATTCCTTGTCAATCATTTGAGTTAAAAGATGAATGTTGCTTACAATGAGTTCGGCGAGGACGCCGTCTTTGGGCAAAGATTAACATTGATGATTGATTATTGAGTGTTAATTATTGAGAGTTGAATATTGAGTGTTGAATATTGAGTGTTCATTTTTCAGAATTTTTCAATATCCAATAATGAATATTCAATAGTCAACACAGATTGCACCAAGCATTGAACCTTGAGGATTGAGCACTTGTGCAACAAGTTTTTGAATAAACTACACTAATGCCTGAAATGCCGCAAGCCTGAAAACACCATCGGTATTCCATATTCATCGCACTTGTCAATAGAATCTTTGTCGCGCACCGATCCGCCCGGCTGAAGAATCGCGGCAATGCCTTCCCGGCTGGCAATCTCCACGCAATCGCTGAAAGGGAAAAATGCATCGGAAATCATAGCCGTTCCTTTAACATCAAAACCAAATTCTTTCGCTTTGTGTATCGCCTGGTTCAGCGCATCAATACGTGACGTTTGTCCGCAGCCCATTCCCACCAGTTGACTGTTTTTTGCCAGTACAATCGTATTCGATTTTAAGTGTTTGACACATTTTTCGCCAAATAATAAATCAGCAATCTGCGCAGCTGTCGGTGAAACTTTCGTCACTGTTTTCAAAGTGTCCGGTGTTGCCAGCGCCTTGTCCTTATTTTGTTCAATCACACCATTCAATATGCTCTTGAAGGTGCTGTTTCCGCTGATTACTTTTTTCTGCACAATAATGATCCGGTTTTTTTTCTGCTTCAGGATATGCAAAGCATCCTGGTCATAGCCGGGTGCAATGATCACTTCAAAAAATATCTCGTTGATCTTTTCAGCTACCGCCTTCGTGATGTGGCGGTTCATTCCGATGATTCCTCCAAATGCGGAGACAGGATCTCCTGCCAGCGCTTTCTGCCATGCCTCCGCCAAATCTGTTGCTTCCGCCACGCCACAGGCACTGGTATGTTTGATCACGGCGCAGGCAGGCCCTTCAAATTCAGCTATCAGGCCGATTGCTGCATCTATATCCACGAGGTTATTGTAGGAGATTTCTTTGCCGTTCAGTTGCTCCAGCAAATCGGCGAGGTTACCATAATAGGTGCCCTGCTGATGCGGATTTTCACCATAGCGCAGCGCCTTATGCTGCAGCACACTCTGCTTAAACACCTTAACCGCCCCGTCGCTGTTGAAATAGTTGAAGATGGCAGTATCGTAATGAGAACTCATATTAAACGCCCTTGCGGCAAATCTGCGGCGATCTGCAATCGTTGTGATACCCTGTGCAGATTGTAAAAGCTGCAGCAGGTCAGCATAATCATTACGCGAAGCGCAGATCAGCACATCATTGAAATTCTTTGCTGCGGCACGGATGAGTGAGATACCGCCGATGTCTATCTTCTCAATAATTTGTGATGCATCGGTGGTGGCCGATAGTGTTTCTTCAAACGGATACAGGTCAACAATAACAAGATCAATTTCGGGAATACTATGATCGCTCATCTGTTGCCGGTCTGCTGCCAGCGACCGCCTGCCGAGTATGCCGCCGAAAATTTTCGGATGCAGCGTCTTCACCCTGCCACCAAGCATTTCCGGAAAACCGGTTAAGCTGTCAACAGACACGACCGGAATCTCCAGCGCCCTGATGTATGATTCTGTGCCGCCCGTGGAGATCAGCTGCACGCCGAGTTCATGCAGTTTTTTCACAATGGGTTCCAATCCTTCTTTATTGTAAACGGACAGCAATGCCGTATGAATTTTCACTTCACTCATTAAAAAAAATTTCCGCAAAGAAAGTGAAAAATAAGCAGTGAACGGGTCCGCAGCAAGCGGTGGCCAAAAGCCCTGCGCATGATCGCTGCCTCAGCAACAATGTCGCGGTGTGATCTGCATGCGGTTGCCAAAGACCGATACCTGGTTGCTTTGCTACGGTTTTTTTTCTCCGAAAATTTTCACCGGCTTCACATCCATCCGGTGTTGTAACCTGAAAGTTTCAATGGCATACTTGCGCAGGTGTTCCATCGCTTCGCTCACATCATCCGTCACGAGGATAAGCTTGGTGTCATCCTCGCTGATGGTACTCCGGCTCAACATTTTTTCCATCAGCTCTGTCAGGTCGCGCCAGTATTCCGTTCCCATCAGCACCACGGGGAAATTCTGAATCTTCCTGGTTTGAATCAGTGTAATAGTTTCGAACAGTTCATCCAGGGTGCCAAATCCGCCGGGCATAACGATAAAGGCATAGGAGTATTTGAGCAGTAACACCTTTCTCACAAAAAAATGATCTAAAGTGATCTGCTTGTCGAGATAAGGATTAGGTTGCTGTTCCTGCGGCAGCCGTATGTTACAACCAATCGAGGTGCCGCCGGCATCTTTCGCTCCGCGATTGGCGGCTTCCATAATTCCCGGGCCACCGCCTGTCATCACAGTAAAACCAAGGTCGGCTAAGGAGGCGCCTACTCTTCTTGCCAGTTTATAATATTCATGATCCTCCTCAAACCGCGCAGAGCCAAAAACAGTGACACAAGGGCCAACAAAATGCAGTTCCCTGAAGCCTTTGATAAATTGCCTGGCTACATTCCACACGAAGGTAAATTCTTTGCGCCGCGACTGCGGGCCTTCCAGGAATTTTCGTTCCGTACCATTAACCGGCGGCTTTAACTGCTTCGTCTCATCATACATGACATGGTGATTTTATCGTAATAAACAATTCCAGGCAACTGCCCGTGTAAATATATACTTGCATTATCACAATCCTGACATGTACGTGGTCAGCAGCAACTGCCGGAGTGCAGCACAAGCAACCGCTGCAGGGCCTTTCTTACATCCGTTAAAATGAATATTAACGTTCCGGAGATGGATGACAAAAAATAACGCATGCCGTTTTGGTGAAGGAACAAACTATCTTTCGCTTTCACCCATTAATTTTTTTCACCAATGAAAAGCCTCCTGCTGACCGCCAGGGTCATCGTATTCCTGCTCATTGCATCTGCCTGCTTCTCCCAGAAAACAGCCCGCAAAAAAACCACTGTTGACAACGATGCGGCCGGTTACGCGCCACAACTTTATTCAGGAATGAAATGGCGCAACATCGGTCCCTACCAGGGTGGCCGGTCTCTAACTGCCACCGGTGTTACCGGCGATCCTCTTACCTACTATTTCGGGGCAACAGGTGGTGGCGTCTGGAAAACAATAGATGGTGGTATTTCCTGGTTCGCCGTTTCAGATACTGCATTTCATTCTTCTTCTGTAGGTGCCATTGCCGTAGCTCCTTCGGATCCGAATGTTATCTATGCCGGCATGGGAGAAGCAGCCATCAGGAATACTGCCATCATGGGGGATGGCATTTACAAATCGACAGATGCAGGAAAAACATGGAAGCACCAACTCACGCTGGATGCATCTGCCATCGGACAGATTATTATTCATCCAAAAAATCCGGAGGTGGCGTATGCCGCTGTTATGGGAAAAATATATGGCGCGAATAAAGAACGTGGTGTGTACCGGACAAAAGATGGCGGTAAATCATGGCAGCAAATCCTTGCAAAGGATGACAGCACCGGAGCGATAGATATTGATTTTGATCCCTCCAATCCAAGCATAATTTATGCTTCGCTGTGGCAGGCACATCGCATGCCGTGGAAACTCAGCAGCGGCGGGCCCGGCTGCGGATTGTATAAAACAACGGATGGTGGCGACACGTGGACCTTGTTATCAAAAAATCCGGGCATGCCTAAAGGTTTGATTGGCAAAATATGCATTGCCGTTTCGGCCAGCAATCCGCAACGCGTGTATGCCATGGTGGAGAGTGAACACAGCAGGTTATTCCGGAGTGATAACGGTGGTGCAACGTGGGATACCGCTTCCGCGAAAAATGATCTTACCCAGCGGCCCTGGTACTTCAGCGAAATCTTCTGTGATCCGAAAAACAAGGATGTGGTGTATGTCTGCAATGTGGAACTATGGAAATCTATTGACGGCGGCATGAGCTTTTCTAAAATGGAACAGGAACATGGCGACAACCATGCTATGTGGATCAACCCTGATAACCCGGAAAATTTCATTCTTGCTGATGATGGAAGTGTGGCAGTGACTTTTAATGGTGGCAGAACCTGGACCGATGAAGATATTCCTACCTGCCAGTTTTATCACGTCAATCTCGACAATGATTTTCCGTATCACGCCTATGGCGGACAGCAGGACTGGGGCTCCGTGCGCATTGCAACAAGATCGTAT includes:
- a CDS encoding OmpA family protein — translated: MFSLAIGTGKTVHAQIKCDTTFSAKQLVDSFLLGQGIRAANISFTGPKVGIAYFSNETNAVGIEEGILLSTGSVFNANGPNNSPYITTNFMDPKVKKRPKGDRDLNKICRSVTYDVSILEFDFIPFNNHISFSYAFGSEEYPEYVGSRYNDVFGFIIDGEKLNNKNLAVIPKTILPVTINTINDKDNEGYYIDNDYFKKVELKKNLPGQKKNKKPNYTLSDTYEINKKKLKKLNQNLVNSVQYDGMTVVLTASAYVVPFKKYHMKIAIGDVGDPQYDSGVFLEKGSFTSRRDPGQAKFKEYRDLSTTMNFDSIFGLKTLVSKATEDSLLKEQAAYERFNVTNINFETASYTIPDSSKDELKNLTSYLKEHDRFKCELYGYTDNQGSKKYNQRLSESRANAVMSFLVANGVRPAKIEIAGYNFENPIADNTNERGRAMNRRVEIILVEE
- the purH gene encoding bifunctional phosphoribosylaminoimidazolecarboxamide formyltransferase/IMP cyclohydrolase, with the protein product MSEVKIHTALLSVYNKEGLEPIVKKLHELGVQLISTGGTESYIRALEIPVVSVDSLTGFPEMLGGRVKTLHPKIFGGILGRRSLAADRQQMSDHSIPEIDLVIVDLYPFEETLSATTDASQIIEKIDIGGISLIRAAAKNFNDVLICASRNDYADLLQLLQSAQGITTIADRRRFAARAFNMSSHYDTAIFNYFNSDGAVKVFKQSVLQHKALRYGENPHQQGTYYGNLADLLEQLNGKEISYNNLVDIDAAIGLIAEFEGPACAVIKHTSACGVAEATDLAEAWQKALAGDPVSAFGGIIGMNRHITKAVAEKINEIFFEVIIAPGYDQDALHILKQKKNRIIIVQKKVISGNSTFKSILNGVIEQNKDKALATPDTLKTVTKVSPTAAQIADLLFGEKCVKHLKSNTIVLAKNSQLVGMGCGQTSRIDALNQAIHKAKEFGFDVKGTAMISDAFFPFSDCVEIASREGIAAILQPGGSVRDKDSIDKCDEYGIPMVFSGLRHFRH
- a CDS encoding TIGR00730 family Rossman fold protein gives rise to the protein MYDETKQLKPPVNGTERKFLEGPQSRRKEFTFVWNVARQFIKGFRELHFVGPCVTVFGSARFEEDHEYYKLARRVGASLADLGFTVMTGGGPGIMEAANRGAKDAGGTSIGCNIRLPQEQQPNPYLDKQITLDHFFVRKVLLLKYSYAFIVMPGGFGTLDELFETITLIQTRKIQNFPVVLMGTEYWRDLTELMEKMLSRSTISEDDTKLILVTDDVSEAMEHLRKYAIETFRLQHRMDVKPVKIFGEKKP